The DNA segment CGCGAATTGAAGCGCGATCTCAGCCGTTTGACCAGCGAGACAGTGATGCCGAATGTCGAAGAGGGCGAGCCCTCTACGCTTGGGGATCTGGGCTTATCGCTCAATCGTGATGGCACGTTTGAGTTGGATACAGAGCGGCTCACTGCAACTTTGGATGCCAGCCCGGATGGTGCGGCTGCGATGTTTACAACGGGGGCATTTGGCGTTTTCGCCACGATGGACAATCTCGCGCGGGATAATTCGCTTCGCACCGATCCCGGCTCACTTGGCGGATCGTTGGTTCGCTACGAGGCGTTGATTGAAAACAACGATGAGCGATTGACCCGTATTGCCGAACAACAAGAAACACTGCGGTCGCGATTGACGCGCGATCTGGTTGCGGCGGAATCGCGGATTTCCACATCACAATCCACGCTAAGCTTCCTGCAACAGCAGATAGATGCATGGAACGGGTCCAATTAGGATGGGCATGTTTTCAAAAGCGGCAGAGGCCGCATATCGCCGGGTTGATCTTGACGCTCGGATTGAGGCGTCATCGTGCGAGAACTTGACAATTATCTGTCTGGAAGAGGCCGTTTCCGCTCTGTCTCAGGGATTGTTGGTATTGGATCGAGAGCCCGATCGGACACCAACCGAACCGTTGGCGCGCGCGCATGGTATCGCCCTATGGCTGGCGCGCAGCGTATCGCCGGACAATCCGCTTCACGCGGCTATGGTGCAATTTTACGGCGGTTTAGCCACTACGATCATGCGCAATATGCGGCGCACCTCTGTCGCCGAATTGACTCAAGTCCGCGATGATTTCTCGGATCTACTGCACGCCGCCAACACGGTTTGAATTGCGCCTTACTGGGCCATCGCTTCTGTGATGATGCAAGCCGCATCAATGGGGTCTTCGAACGGGTGAAAGTGCGTCCTGTCGGGACGATCAAGGTCCACCCCGTTCGGGAGCAAGGCCGCCAATTTGGGCCATGTGGGTGACCCCTTAAAATCGGTGATGCCGGTTTGTTTTGCCCGCACAACAATCGTAGGCACGTGAACCTTGGTTGCTGCTTCATGGATGCCGATATTGCTGCGGCTAGATCCGTAGACGCTGGCTTCCATTTCTGGTGAACAGGCCAAAACATATCCGCCATTTGGTTGTTCGGTCAGGCCAAACCGGCAGTAATCTTCAAAGACACGCCGGTCGAAAATCGAATACGGATCGCGCGGGCCAAACCGCTCCATCATGGCTTCGAGAGAGGCAAAGTCGCGCTTGCGCCGGATCGCTGGATGCGGAGCGTCGGATGTGAACAGTGCGGCGTCTTGCTGATAGAATTCTGGCGCTAAGATGACGGGGTCAAACAAAACCAAACGGCTGAAAGCGTCCGGTCGCTCTGACGCGGATTGAACCAATGTGTGTGCGCCCATCGAATGGCCGACACCCACTGCACGGCGGATGCGCAATTGATCAATGAATCCGTTCACATCGTCGGAGATAACTCGCCAATTGTCGATGGGCTCGCCCTCTGTGCGGCCATGCCCTCTAAGGTCAAGTGATAGGACGCGCCGATCCGGGAATTGTTCTGCAATCGCATCAAACACACGGCCATGAAATCCGGTGGCATGCGCAAAGACGATTGGCGGTTCCTGATTGCCTGGCTTTGCGCGCCATTCGTAATAGGTGAGGCTAATGCCGTTGACCCGGATGCTGCGTGTGACGGGGTGCCCGGATGTTGGCATGGATTGAGTTCCTCGATTGATGATGCGGGTTGCGATGCCGCTAATTCTTACCCGTACTTGTGTCTTGCTCCGCATTATCGGGCAAGGCCGATTTGAGCAGGAAGAACCCGGCAATGGCTGCCACCAGCGATCCCGACAACACGCCCAGTTTGACCGCGTCCACTTGAGCGGGATCATCGAAGGCGAGATTGCCGATAAATAGGCTCATCGTGAAACCGATGGCGGCGAGCATGGAAAGCCCGTGGATCTTCCGCCAGCCTACTCCTTCGGGCAGTTGGGCAAGGCCGGATTTCACAGCCAGCCAAGCGAACCCAACGATCCCGACCTGTTTGCCAATCAACAGACCCAACGCAATGCCCAACGGCAACGGTTGCAACAAATCGGCAGGCGACAATCCAATCAATGTCACCCCCGCATTGGCAAAACCAAATATCGGGATGATGACAAAAGCGACCCATCTGTGCAGGCCATGTTCCATATGTTCCAGCATGCGAGAGCCATCGCGGGCCACCATGGGCACCATCATCGCGGCGGTCACGCCAGCCAAAGTTGCGTGAACGCCCGATTTCAAAACGAACACCCACATGATCACAGTCAAAAGAACATAAGGGATCGTCGAAGAAACCCGCATCCGACCCAAGGCAAACAGCAAGGCGAGCGAGATACCACCACCGATTAGCATGTCCACTTTGATTTCGCCGGTGTAAAACAAAGCGATGACGGTGATCGCGCCGATGTCGTCAATCACGGCGATGGCCAACAACAACGCCTTCATCGCAACCGGAACACGCGGACCAAGCAAGGACAAAATGCCCAGTGCAAAGGCGATATCGGTGGCCGCTGGGATGGCCCATCCACCGATACTTTCGGGCGAATTGTAGTTGAATCCCACATAAATCAGCGCCGGTATCGCCATGCCGCCCACAGCGGCGGCCAATGGCAAAGACGCTTTGTCCATGGTGGATAATTGGCCGCTTATGATTTCGCGCTTAACCTCCAGCCCGATTAGAAAGAAGAATATCGCCATCAGGCCATCATTGATCCAAAGCAAAAGCGCTTTGTTGATCGAAAAATCGCCAAAGGAGACGTTCAGTTTCGTCTCCAGCGTTCCAAAATACACCGAGGCCAGCGGCGTGTTGGCGATGATCAACGCCAATCCTGCGGCAACGATCAAGACGATCCCACCCGCGCTTTCCTGTTTCAGGAAGTCTTTGAGGGCTTCACTAACTCTATTGATCATTTTGAGGGGCGCACCTGGTCCATTGTTTCGGTCTATTGCTGCCTTAACGTACAATCGCGACATCGGTGCCCGATTATTGGGTGGGATGCACAAATTTTGCCGAATCGGACGCGACCGCCTATGTCAAGGAATGACCCGTCGTAGACGGGATACGGTGTGACGATCCAAAGCGTAAATTGATTGACTTCAGGGGATTGCGGTGAATTCTCCACGAGACGGATTGATGAATAAGCGGGTTGCCCGCTTTGCCACCATGTTTCTAGCTGGGTTGGCTTTGGCTGCGTGCGATATCGCGCCGCAAGAACAAGGTCCGGCTCCGCCACGTCCGGCCAAGCTTTTGACGTTGGAACGGGCGTCAAGCCAAGCGTCGAACAGTTTGCCCGCCGTGGTCCGTTCGGTTCGCAACACCGATTTGGCATTCCAAGTTGGTGGGCAAATTACCGAATGGAACGTCATCGACGGAGCGCGCTTTCAACGCGGCGATGTTATCGCAAGTCTGGATTCGCGCAGTTTCCAAGCGGCGTTGGCGCAAGCAGAGGCGCAGTATACAAACGCCGAAAGCGAGTATCAGCGCGCTTTAAGATTGATCGAAGAAGACGCCATTTCGCGCAGCGTCGTAGAAAATCGCGAAGCGCAATTGCAAGTGGCTCAGGCGACGCTCGACACGGCGCGAAAGAACCTATCGGACACCGTGCTTCGAGCGCCTTTTAGCGGCGGCGTTGGCCGGGCCAATGTGGAACAATTCCAAAATGTGGCGCCCCAACAATCGGTCTTGGTGTTGCAAAGCCGCGCCGTCGAAGCGGTTGTGAATGTGCCGGCAAGCTTTGTTTTGAATTCCAATCGCACCCGCTATTTCAACGTCGAAGTTGAATTGGACGCGGCCCCCGGTCAGCGCTTCTCAGCGACTTTTCGCGAAGCGGTGGGGCAAGCAGACAGCTCGACACAGACGTTCGAGGCGCATTTTGGTTTTGAGCCGCCCGATGAACTCGTCGTGTTGACGGGTATGACCGCGACGTTGTTCTTTGAAACAGAGGATATTGCGACCGACGAAGCAGAAGTCGGTGTGGCCGTCCCTCTTGCGGCCGTGATGACGCAAGAGGATCAACGGTATGTGTGGATCGTAACCGGGACTGATCGGGTTTTGGAACGGCGCGATGTTCAACTTGCCGATGGCGTCGGCGAAACCTTGGTCGTGGTGGACGGGTTGGAAATTGGCGATACTATTGTTGCTGCCGGTGGGGCGTATCTTCAGGCCGGGGATCGTGTGCGCACATGGCAAGAATGATTGCACGCGGTAACCAACGGTATTGGCAAGAGGAACAGGGCACGTGATCGATATCGCGGCCTATTCAATTCGCAACCGCTTGGTGATGTGGTTGGTGATCCTGTTGTCTTTGTTGGCGGGCTGGTTGGCGTACAGCAACATGCCGCGTTTCGAAGACCCGGAATTCACCATTCGGCAAGCGCAGATCTTCACGCCCTATCCCGGCGGCAGCCCCGAAGAGGTTGCGCGCGAAGTGTCCGCGCCTCTCGAAGAGGCGCTGCAGGATATGGCCGAGGTAAAAGAGATCCGATCGGTGTCATCATCGGGCTTTTCGGAAATCTCGGTTGAGATAAAATTTGAAGAATCCGCAACGCGCGAAGAATTGCAGATCATTTGGACCAAATTGCGCAACAAGGTCCGCGATGCCGCCGCCGAATTGCCGCCGGGCGCCGGGACCAGTCAGGTTTTCGATGAATTCGGCGACGTGTTTGGCATCTATTATGTGTTGACCGGCGATGGTTATTCGATGGCGGAGCTGCGGACATACGCCAAGACCCTGCGTCAAGAATTGCTGGCCGTACCCGGCGTCGGCAAGATCAACTTGGCCGGTGAACAAGATGAGGTGATCTATGTAGAGATCACGCGCCAAAACGCGGCGGCATTGGGTACAACGGTCAATGCGATCTTTGATCAACTCTCCACACAAAACGCCGTGGTTGCCGGAGGAACAGTTGAGGTTGGTGGCCAACGATTGGTGATCTCCCCAAGCGGCGATATCGATTCCGTCGAAGCGATCTCAAACTTGCTGGTGACGTCGGGCGAAGGGCGCGTCGCGCAATTGCGCGACATTGCGCAAGTGTCCCGCGGATTGCGCGAACCCGCCGAATTTCTAACCTATTATGACGGCGAACCGGCATTGGTGATGGGGATCGCAGCGGTTTCGGGATCGAATGTGGTTGCGGTTGAGCGCGCGCTCGCTGCGCGATTGATCGAATTGGAGGCGGAAAAACCGTCGGGCATGGTCCTCCATGAATTCTACAATCAGGGCAAAGTTGTTAATCAATCGGTGTCCGACTTTGTCGTCAATGTGATCATCGCTTTGGCGATTGTGATCGGCACGTTGTTTGTCTTCATGGGCTTTAAATCGGGTCTTGTGATTGGGATTGGCCTTGTCCTCACAATCGCGGCGACATTGGGCACGATGTATATGGGCGACATCCCGATGCACCGGATTTCGCTTGGCGCATTGATCATCGCGTTGGGCATGTTGGTCGACAACGCTATTGTTGTGACAGACGGCATCCTTACCGGGTGTCAACGCGGGCGAAAGATCGTCGATATCGCCAGCGATGTGGTGAGACGTTCGATGTGGCCATTGTTGGGCGGCACGATCGTCGGCATTTTGGCTTTTGCGCCGATTGGATTGGCGCCCGGTGAAGTTGCGGAATTCACCGGCGACCTGTTCTGGGTGATTTTGATATCGCTTTTGTACAGTTGGGTTTTCGCGATCACGTTGACGCCGTTTCTATGCTCGATCCTTTTCAAATCGGTCGAGGATCAATGCAGAGAGGGTGACGCATCGATTGATGAGCAATCCGAAGGCCGCGCTATGTCCGCTTTCAAGCGGTTGGTCGGGCAACTTGTGGCCAAACGATATGCGACAATCGGCGGAGCTGCCGCTTTGTTTGCGGCATCGGCCGCCGGCTTCTTCTTTGTGACACCGGGCTTTTTCCCGGCATCGACCACGCCCCAAATGGTGGTCGATTATTGGATGCCGGAAGGCACGGATATCGCGGCGACCGATGCGGATATGCGCGCGCTTCAAGAATATGTGTCCACATTGGAAGGGGTGGAGCATGTCCACACTCTCGTTGGGCGGGGCACGCTTCGCTATATGTTGACTTATCAATTCGAGAGCTCGAACCCGGCCTATGGACAATTGCTGGTCAAACTGGATGATTACGGTCGGCTCGATACGCTGATCCCTCAGGTCCAAGCGCATATCGACGACAATTACACCCAAGCGCAGGGAAAGGTGTGGCGGTTTGTTTTGGGCCCGGGCGGCGGGTCAAAGGTCGAGGCCACATTCTCTGGACCCAATCCTGAGGTTTTGCGCTCCCTCGCATTGCAAGCGCAGGCGGCTTTCCGTGAAGATGGCGGTGCGATTGCGGTCAAAGACAATTGGCGGCAGCCTGTTCCAACGATTGAACCGGTCTATTCAGAGGTGAAAGGCAGGCTTTCCGGGGTTAGCCGATCCGATGTTGGAGCCGCCTTGGCGCGCAATTATTCGGGGCAACAGGTTGGTGTCTATCGTGAGAATGACGATTTGATCCCGATAATGTCGCGCGCGCCGGAGAACGAACGGCAAGGCGTCGCTAATATGGGATCGATCCTTGTTATTTCGCCGACGGGCGCGGCTGTTCCGATTGAACAGGTCACCGATGGCATCGCAACCGTTTGGCGTGACAGTCGATTGCGCCGCACCGACAATGTCTGGTCGATCAAGGCGCAGGCTGATCCGGCGCCCGGTGTGTTGGCCGGCGATTTACAGGCTCGCGTGGAACCATTGGTCGAAGCGATTGAGTTGCCGCCGGGTTATTCACTTGTATGGGATGGCGAATCCGGCAGCAGCTCTGAAGCGAATGGCCAATTGGCTGGAGCCATCCCTTTCGGGTTCGGCGCGATGATCCTTGTGGTAATTTTCTTGTTCAATGCGTTGCGCCAACCTTTGGTCATTTGGTCGGTTGTGCCTCTGTCGCTGTTTGGAGTCGTATTCGGATTGATCGTGATGGGCGTTCCGTTTGAATTTATGGCGATCCTAGGGGTCTTGTCGCTTGCGGGATTGTTGATCAAAAACGCGATCGTGTTGGTGGATCAGATCGATCTGGAAATACGCGAGGGCAAGCCCCGTTATGACGCCTTGGTGGACAGCGCGGCCAGCCGGGTTAGGCCGGTATTGCTGGGGTCGGGGACGACCGTGTTAGGCGTCATTCCGCTCTTTTTCGATGCATTTTTCCAATCCATGGCGGTTGTCTTGGTGTTTGGTCTTAGTTTTGCGACCGCGCTGACATTGGTTGTGGTGCCGGTTGTGTACGCTGCGGTGTTTCGCATTGGCATGGAAGAAACGGCACAGGGGGAGACGGCATGAGAATTGGCGATTTTCCCCCTTTGGCCCTCTTGGCTGCTGCTGCGCTTTGTCTGAGCGGATGCGCCACGCTCAGCACGGATGCAGACATCGCCGAAGCAGCGGCGGCCAGCATCCCCGAATTGCCCGAAACGTGGGTGGTGGATGGCGCGGCGTCGGGCGACGTGCAAGTTGGATGGATCGAGGCCGTCGGCGACCCGGTGCTCAACGCATTGGTCTTAGAAGCGCAGGCCAACAATCCGGATATCCGCGCGGTTGAGGCAAGCGTTGACGCGTCTCGCGCGATAACGCGTCAAGCACGCTCAGCCTTCTTTCCGCAGGTCAGCGGCGTGGCCAATGTCGATCAGACCGATTCCCCGCAACCGTTCGCGGTCACCGATCCGGTCTACACCCTAACCGCTCAGGCGCAGTGGGAAGCGGACTTATGGGGTCGCGTTCGAGCCGGGCGCAACGTCGCCTATGCCAGCGCGCAGGCGATCGAAGCGGATTTCCGATTTGCACAATACGCCCTAGCTCAGGCGGTAGCGTCGGCGTATTTTTCATCCATCGAAGCGCGTGAACAAGTGGGCGTGGCCCGCCGCACTGTTGAAGCATTGGCAGAAATCGATCGTATCGTTCGGGTGCGGTATCGCGAAGGCTTCGCTTCTCGCCAAGACACTGCGATTGCAGGCTCAGATCTTGAATCGGCGCGCGATAATTTGGCTCAGGCGCAAGTGGCGGCCCGCTCATCGCGTCGGGCGCTCGAAGTGTTGTTGGGCCGATATCCTGCCGATCAAATCGCGTTGGCGGCTCGATTGCCGGAAACGCCGCCGCCGCCGCCTGCAGGCCTTCCGTCCGATTTGTTGGAAAGACGGCCCGATGTCGTGGCCGCGGAAAGACGCGTAGCCGCCGCGTTCGCAAATTTGGACCAAACGAAAGCCGCGCAATTGCCGCTGGTTTCGTTGACTGCGTCCGGTGGCGGCACGTCAACGGACTTGTTCAATATTTTGAACGGGCCAAGTCTGCTTTGGTCGATCGCGGGCAATGTCTTGCAACCGATTTTCGATGGTGGCTTGCGCGGCGCGCAGGAAGCGGAAGCCGATGCCAACAAACGCGCGGCTATTGCAACATATGCCAGCACAGCACTGTCGGCTTTGCGCGATGCCGAAGACAATTTGGATCAGGTGCAGGTTTTGGCCGCGCGTGAATTGATCCTTGAAAGCGCTGCCGAACAATCGGGCACCGCTTATGCCCTAACGCAATTGCAATATGCCGAAGGTGAAGTCGATCTGATCGACGTGCTCAATATCCAACAAAGGTTGTTTGCCGCCGAACGCAATTTGGTGACTATTCGCCGGGCTAGAATTGAACAATGGGTCGCGCTCAATTTGGCGTTGGGCGGATCGTGGGAAGGGGCAGAGCCGCGACCCGAATAAACACCGAATTCGTTAATCGCCATAGAGTTGGCGATGGCGCGTTTCATTGACAATTCAATCCGGTTGGCCGAACGGGCCCTCTCACACGCTCAGGGTACTGACCCTGTTACTTGCTCAATTCCTGCGTCCATCTTTTGGAGTATCCCTTGCGCGACGTTCACGACACACAAGCGCCCAGCGCTGTGCCCGATCAAGCCGATGCGGCCGCCGAGTTTCGGCGCCTGATGGGTTTGTTCGCGACCGGCGTGTGTGTTGTGTCGGTTAACTCGGGCAAGGATGCGATCGCCGCTATGACGGTGAATTCGTTTGTTTCTGTTTCGCTTGATCCAATGGTGGTCTGTTGGAGCCTTCAAAACTCGTCGAGCCAATTCGATGTTTATGCGCGTGCCGATCGATTCGCTGTTAGCATCCTCGCCCAAGATCAGGCCGAGCTCGCAACACGCTATGCCGCGCGCGGCGACACGCAATTGCGCGAATTGGATTTTACGCAGAGCGCGCAAGGCCTACCTGTTGTCGCAGGGGCGTTGGGCCATTTTGAATGTCAGAAGCACTCAGACCACTTGGTTGGCGATCACACTATGATCTTTGGTGAGGTCGCTGGGTTGCGCATTTACAGTGCATTAGATGGCCGGATTTCGCCGCTTGGCTTTTTCAATGGAAAATTTTGCAGTATCGAACAGTGATGGGGCAGGAAAAATCAAAACCTTCGCAGGATGACACGCGTGAAAAACTGTTGGCAGCGGCGCACAGCCAGTTTGCCGATCGGGGTTTCTACGGGGCCAGCATTGCGCAGATCGCCGGTGAAGTTGGATTGACCAAACAGGCGTTGTTGTATCATTTTAAGCGCAAAGAAGATCTCTACAGCGCCGTTCTAAAAGGTATTTCGGTGCGTTTGCTTGCGGCGCTTCGCAATCGAAATGATCGGGACCGTACACCGGCTGAACAATTCGAGCGCATGATAGCGAACCTCTATATTGCCGCGCGTGACAATCCGCTCGACACGAAAGTTTTGATGCGTGAACTTTTAGATGATCAAAGGCGCGACGCCCTGCCAAGCGAATGGTTTCTCAAAACCTGCCTCGATGAAATGGTCGATGCACTGGGCGCGATCCAATCGTTTGAACAACTTTCATTCTCTGAAAAATTCTCGCGGATTTATCTCTTAATGTCGGCGATTCAGTATTTTGCCGCGTCGGAATCGGTGATGACCCGGTTTTACGGTCCGCAAGAAGCGTCGTCGATCGCACAGGATTACCCAAAAGAATTGCGCGCGCATGTTCACAGATTGATCGAATCTGTCGAATAGCCCGGTTCAATAGAGGATCATTTGAGTGCAGCGGAAAAGCGCCAGCTTTCGCCTTGTTTCTTGATGTGTGACCGTTGATGTCCAAACTTGGGTGGTGCGGCCCAGATGGTCCGCCTCTGACCGCCCGATCAATGTCCCGTCGCTTGCCGAACCTAGAAAATTCGATTTGAGCTCTATGGTGGTGTAGCCTTTGGCCCCATCGGGCAGGGCTTGACCTGCGGCAAAGCCGCACACGCTATCGGCCAATGCGATCATGCTGGCCGCGTGCAATGCATTGGCGCCGGATCGAAGATGATGTTGTTCGATGGGCATCTTCGCCTCCAACCACCCGGCGCCTTCGTCGATCAATGTGATGCCCATATGCGGGACCAAACCGCCCGCCGGTGGATGGAACCTTGGGTCATTCATGCGATCAAATCTCCTCCGGTTCAAATGCGGTTGCCGCATCGCCAGTGTTGGGCGTGCCGTCGGCATCCATAATCAACAATTTCACTTCGCCTTTTCTCGCGCAGGGGCGATGCTCCAACCCTTTGGGAACCACGATCATTTCACCGGGCGAAAGCCGAACAGAGCGAGTGCGAAAT comes from the Erythrobacter sp. Alg231-14 genome and includes:
- a CDS encoding efflux RND transporter permease subunit codes for the protein MIDIAAYSIRNRLVMWLVILLSLLAGWLAYSNMPRFEDPEFTIRQAQIFTPYPGGSPEEVAREVSAPLEEALQDMAEVKEIRSVSSSGFSEISVEIKFEESATREELQIIWTKLRNKVRDAAAELPPGAGTSQVFDEFGDVFGIYYVLTGDGYSMAELRTYAKTLRQELLAVPGVGKINLAGEQDEVIYVEITRQNAAALGTTVNAIFDQLSTQNAVVAGGTVEVGGQRLVISPSGDIDSVEAISNLLVTSGEGRVAQLRDIAQVSRGLREPAEFLTYYDGEPALVMGIAAVSGSNVVAVERALAARLIELEAEKPSGMVLHEFYNQGKVVNQSVSDFVVNVIIALAIVIGTLFVFMGFKSGLVIGIGLVLTIAATLGTMYMGDIPMHRISLGALIIALGMLVDNAIVVTDGILTGCQRGRKIVDIASDVVRRSMWPLLGGTIVGILAFAPIGLAPGEVAEFTGDLFWVILISLLYSWVFAITLTPFLCSILFKSVEDQCREGDASIDEQSEGRAMSAFKRLVGQLVAKRYATIGGAAALFAASAAGFFFVTPGFFPASTTPQMVVDYWMPEGTDIAATDADMRALQEYVSTLEGVEHVHTLVGRGTLRYMLTYQFESSNPAYGQLLVKLDDYGRLDTLIPQVQAHIDDNYTQAQGKVWRFVLGPGGGSKVEATFSGPNPEVLRSLALQAQAAFREDGGAIAVKDNWRQPVPTIEPVYSEVKGRLSGVSRSDVGAALARNYSGQQVGVYRENDDLIPIMSRAPENERQGVANMGSILVISPTGAAVPIEQVTDGIATVWRDSRLRRTDNVWSIKAQADPAPGVLAGDLQARVEPLVEAIELPPGYSLVWDGESGSSSEANGQLAGAIPFGFGAMILVVIFLFNALRQPLVIWSVVPLSLFGVVFGLIVMGVPFEFMAILGVLSLAGLLIKNAIVLVDQIDLEIREGKPRYDALVDSAASRVRPVLLGSGTTVLGVIPLFFDAFFQSMAVVLVFGLSFATALTLVVVPVVYAAVFRIGMEETAQGETA
- a CDS encoding flavin reductase, producing MRDVHDTQAPSAVPDQADAAAEFRRLMGLFATGVCVVSVNSGKDAIAAMTVNSFVSVSLDPMVVCWSLQNSSSQFDVYARADRFAVSILAQDQAELATRYAARGDTQLRELDFTQSAQGLPVVAGALGHFECQKHSDHLVGDHTMIFGEVAGLRIYSALDGRISPLGFFNGKFCSIEQ
- a CDS encoding efflux RND transporter periplasmic adaptor subunit; translation: MNKRVARFATMFLAGLALAACDIAPQEQGPAPPRPAKLLTLERASSQASNSLPAVVRSVRNTDLAFQVGGQITEWNVIDGARFQRGDVIASLDSRSFQAALAQAEAQYTNAESEYQRALRLIEEDAISRSVVENREAQLQVAQATLDTARKNLSDTVLRAPFSGGVGRANVEQFQNVAPQQSVLVLQSRAVEAVVNVPASFVLNSNRTRYFNVEVELDAAPGQRFSATFREAVGQADSSTQTFEAHFGFEPPDELVVLTGMTATLFFETEDIATDEAEVGVAVPLAAVMTQEDQRYVWIVTGTDRVLERRDVQLADGVGETLVVVDGLEIGDTIVAAGGAYLQAGDRVRTWQE
- a CDS encoding efflux transporter outer membrane subunit yields the protein MRIGDFPPLALLAAAALCLSGCATLSTDADIAEAAAASIPELPETWVVDGAASGDVQVGWIEAVGDPVLNALVLEAQANNPDIRAVEASVDASRAITRQARSAFFPQVSGVANVDQTDSPQPFAVTDPVYTLTAQAQWEADLWGRVRAGRNVAYASAQAIEADFRFAQYALAQAVASAYFSSIEAREQVGVARRTVEALAEIDRIVRVRYREGFASRQDTAIAGSDLESARDNLAQAQVAARSSRRALEVLLGRYPADQIALAARLPETPPPPPAGLPSDLLERRPDVVAAERRVAAAFANLDQTKAAQLPLVSLTASGGGTSTDLFNILNGPSLLWSIAGNVLQPIFDGGLRGAQEAEADANKRAAIATYASTALSALRDAEDNLDQVQVLAARELILESAAEQSGTAYALTQLQYAEGEVDLIDVLNIQQRLFAAERNLVTIRRARIEQWVALNLALGGSWEGAEPRPE
- the nhaA gene encoding Na+/H+ antiporter NhaA: MINRVSEALKDFLKQESAGGIVLIVAAGLALIIANTPLASVYFGTLETKLNVSFGDFSINKALLLWINDGLMAIFFFLIGLEVKREIISGQLSTMDKASLPLAAAVGGMAIPALIYVGFNYNSPESIGGWAIPAATDIAFALGILSLLGPRVPVAMKALLLAIAVIDDIGAITVIALFYTGEIKVDMLIGGGISLALLFALGRMRVSSTIPYVLLTVIMWVFVLKSGVHATLAGVTAAMMVPMVARDGSRMLEHMEHGLHRWVAFVIIPIFGFANAGVTLIGLSPADLLQPLPLGIALGLLIGKQVGIVGFAWLAVKSGLAQLPEGVGWRKIHGLSMLAAIGFTMSLFIGNLAFDDPAQVDAVKLGVLSGSLVAAIAGFFLLKSALPDNAEQDTSTGKN
- a CDS encoding alpha/beta fold hydrolase translates to MPTSGHPVTRSIRVNGISLTYYEWRAKPGNQEPPIVFAHATGFHGRVFDAIAEQFPDRRVLSLDLRGHGRTEGEPIDNWRVISDDVNGFIDQLRIRRAVGVGHSMGAHTLVQSASERPDAFSRLVLFDPVILAPEFYQQDAALFTSDAPHPAIRRKRDFASLEAMMERFGPRDPYSIFDRRVFEDYCRFGLTEQPNGGYVLACSPEMEASVYGSSRSNIGIHEAATKVHVPTIVVRAKQTGITDFKGSPTWPKLAALLPNGVDLDRPDRTHFHPFEDPIDAACIITEAMAQ
- a CDS encoding TetR family transcriptional regulator; protein product: MGQEKSKPSQDDTREKLLAAAHSQFADRGFYGASIAQIAGEVGLTKQALLYHFKRKEDLYSAVLKGISVRLLAALRNRNDRDRTPAEQFERMIANLYIAARDNPLDTKVLMRELLDDQRRDALPSEWFLKTCLDEMVDALGAIQSFEQLSFSEKFSRIYLLMSAIQYFAASESVMTRFYGPQEASSIAQDYPKELRAHVHRLIESVE
- a CDS encoding PaaI family thioesterase, producing the protein MNDPRFHPPAGGLVPHMGITLIDEGAGWLEAKMPIEQHHLRSGANALHAASMIALADSVCGFAAGQALPDGAKGYTTIELKSNFLGSASDGTLIGRSEADHLGRTTQVWTSTVTHQETRRKLALFRCTQMILY